One Hypanus sabinus isolate sHypSab1 chromosome 4, sHypSab1.hap1, whole genome shotgun sequence genomic region harbors:
- the kcnj3a gene encoding G protein-activated inward rectifier potassium channel 1 isoform X2 has product MSALRRKFGDDYQVVTTLSSSSGFNQPPKKKRQRFVDKNGRCNVQHGNLSGETSRYLSDLFTTLVDLKWRWNLFIFILTYTVAWLFMASMWWLIAYIRGDLNKAHDDNYTPCVANVYNFPSAFLFFIETEATIGYGYRYITDKCPEGIILFLLQSILGSIVDAFLIGCMFIKMSQPKKRAETLMFSEHAVISMRDGKLTLMFRVGNLRNSHMVSAQIRCKLLKA; this is encoded by the coding sequence ATGTCCGCACTTCGAAGAAAATTTGGTGACGATTACCAGGTAGTAACCACCTTGTCCAGTAGTTCTGGGTTCAACCAGCCACCCAAGAAAAAGAGGCAAAGATTTGTGGACAAGAACGGGCGTTGCAACGTACAGCATGGGAACCTTAGTGGCGAGACGAGCCGTTATCTTTCGGATCTATTCACTACTTTAGTTGATTTGAAATGGCGCTGGAATCTGTTTATTTTCATTCTCACATACACTGTGGCTTGGCTTTTTATGGCGTCGATGTGGTGGCTAATTGCTTATATCCGTGGCGATCTCAATAAAGCTCACGATGACAATTACACTCCTTGTGTTGCCAACGTCTACAACTTTCCCTCTGCCTTCTTATTCTTTATTGAGACGGAGGCCACCATCGGGTACGGATATAGGTACATCACTGACAAGTGTCCAGAAGGCATTATCCTCTTTCTCCTACAATCCATTCTGGGTTCCATTGTGGATGCATTCTTAATCGGGTGTATGTTTATCAAAATGTCTCAGCCCAAGAAGCGAGCGGAGACGTTAATGTTCAGTGAACACGCCGTTATTTCCATGAGAGATGGCAAACTGACTCTGATGTTCAGAGTGGGAAATCTCCGCAATAGCCACATGGTGTCCGCGCAGATACGCTGCAAATTGCTCAAA